From Asterias amurensis chromosome 3, ASM3211899v1, a single genomic window includes:
- the LOC139935099 gene encoding transcription factor E2F5-like, with amino-acid sequence MAAELSPGTPANRHEKSLGLLTTKFVALLQEAKDGVLDLKMAADTLAVRQKRRIYDITNVLEGIGLIEKKSKNSIQWKGAGPGCNTTEMSDRLDMLKEELREMEDVEADLDEQRNRVQQSIRNVTDDQENSRLAYVTHEDLCRCFTGDTLLAIQAPSGTQLQVPVPENGPANKKRYQIHLKSYKGPIFVTLVNKDEASDSPVVVPVPPHDLQPAILSGTGVPVGSRLVPAESIPREVEMLPKVEPEVKPAEIFPVSIKKEVDANGSSPPDSLKDIPTDMLFQPGEDTLMDSQLLDELISAETGYVPFLSLSPPPGEQDYYFNLDDSEGVCDLFDVDIPLLA; translated from the exons ATGGCGGCCGAGTTAAGTCCAGGAACGCCGGCGAATAGGCACGAAAAAAGCCTCGGTTTACTCACAACAAAATTTGTGGCTCTACTTCAAGAAGCTAAAGATGGAGTCCTTGATCTTAAAATG gCAGCTGACACATTAGCAGTACGACAGAAAAGAAGAATTTATGATATAACAAATGTTTTAGAAGGAATTGGCTTAATCGAGAAGAAATCTAAAAATAGTATCCAATGGAA GGGTGCTGGACCTGGCTGCAACACGACAGAAATGTCGGACAGATTAGACATGCTGAAAGAGGAACTAAGAGAAATGGAGGACGTTGAGGCGGATTTAGATGAGCAAAGAAATAGAGTACAACAGAGTATCAGGAATGTCACAGACGACCAAGAAAACAGCAGAT TGGCATATGTTACCCACGAGGATCTGTGTAGATGTTTTACGGGGGACACGCTGCTTGCGATTCAAGCCCCTTCAGGAACACAGTTACAAGTTCCTGTACCAGAAAAT GGTCCAGCCAATAAAAAACGTTATCAAATTCACCTCAAAAGCTACAAGGGTCCCATCTTTGTGACGCTCGTCAACAAAGATGAAGCCAGCGATAGTCCAGTAGTAGTACCAGTGCCTCCTCATGACCTACAACCAGCTATTCTCAGTGGTACTGGGGTACCAGTCGGAAGCCGCTTGGTTCCAGCGGAGTCAATTCCTAGGGAGGTCGAGATGCTGCCTAAGGTGGAACCGGAAGTCAAACCCGCTGAAATATTCCCTGTGTCGATAAAGAAGGAAGTTGATGCAAACGGATCCAGTCCTC CGGATAGCCTGAAGGACATCCCAACCGATATGTTATTCCAGCCTGGTGAAGATACATTGATGGATTCACAACTATTAGATGAACTTATCTCGGCAGAAA cgGGTTATGTCCCCTTCCTGAGCCTCTCCCCACCTCCTGGAGAACAAGACTACTACTTCAACTTGGACGACAGTGAAGGAGTTTGTGATTTATTTGATGTGGACATCCCATTGCTGGCATAG